The following DNA comes from Alienimonas californiensis.
GCATTGTAACACACTCCGCCGCGTCGTCTCCCAAGCCGCGTGGGGCTTCCCCCCGGTTCGCCGTCGCCTAGCGGCGACGGCGAACCGGGGAGGCCGGAGACTACGTCGTGTAGTCCGCGTTCAGGCGGACGTACTCCGCGGTCAGGTCGCAGGTCCAGAATCGGCAGGCGCCGGGGCCGTCGTGGAAGTTCAGCGTCAGCGTGCAGTCGCGGTTCGAGCGGATCGCCTCGCTGACGATCGCCTCGTCGAAGTCCGTCGGCACCCCGCCGCGGCAGACGGCGTGGCCGTTCACGTCCAGATCGAACCGCCCCGGGTCGAACGGCACCCCGGCGTAGCCCGCCGCGGAGATGATGCGGCCCCAGTTCGGGTCCGCCCCGTGGATCGCCGTTTTCACGAGCGGGCTGTCGGCGACGGAGCGGGCGATCGTGGTCGCCGCCTCGTCGCTCGGCAGGCCGGTCACGTCGACGGTGACGAAGTGCGTCGCCCCCTCGGCGTCGCGGATGATGTCCGTGGCGAGTTCTTCGCAGACGTCGTTCAACGCCGCGGCGAATGCGTGCTCATCACAGGGCCCCGCAGCCCCGTTGGCGAGCAGCAGGACGGTGTCGCTGGTGGACTGGTGCCCGTCCACGCTGATGCGGTTGAAGGAGCGATCCACCGCCGCCCGCAGCAGTCGGTCGGCGTCCGCGGGGGCGAGGGCGGCGTCGGTCAGGACGACCGCCAGCATCGTGGCCATGTTCGGAGCGATCATCGCCGCCCCCTTCCCCGCCCCGCTCACCCGGACCGGCCCCACGGTACGGGTGGAGAGTTTGGGAAAGGTGTCGGTCGTCCGCATTCCCTCCGCGGCGGCCCGCAGGTCGTCCGGCGCATCGCCCAGCCCCGCGACGACCTGCGGCAGGCCGGAGCGGATCGCGTTCATGTTGAGGAACTGGCCGATCACCCCGGTCGAACAGACCGTCACGGCCTCTTCGTCACACGCCAGCGCCGCGGCGACGGCGGCGGTCATCGCCCGGGCGTCGGCGAGGCCGCGCTCGCCGGTGGAGACGTTCGAGCACCCGCTGTTGATGACCACGGCCCGGGCGGCGTCGGTCGGCACCCGCTCCCGGCTGACCTGCACCGGCGCCCCGACGACGACGTTCTGCGTGAATACGCCCGCCGCGGTCGCCGGGCGATCGGAGACGAACAGGGCGAGGTCGCGCTTCGCCGGGTCACTTTTGACGCCGCAGTGCAGCCCCGCGGCGGAGAATCCGGCGGGCAACGGAACGGACTCGGCGGGCATCGCGGCTTCATTCTTCGGTCGGTCGGGGGACGGCGGTACAGTAACGATCCCGTTCCGCACCGTCCCGCGAGCCGCCCCCAATGACCACCCTCGCCGAGATCGAAGCCGCCGCCCTCGCCCTGCCCCCGGAGCAATTCGAGGAACTGCTGTCCCGGCTGGACCAAGCCGTCGCTCTGGCCACACAACCGCCAGCGGAGAAAGAGGAGAACGAGCTACGGGAGCGAGTCCGGGCCGCGGAGGGCCGGCTGGACGCGTATCAACGCGGCGAGATCACCGCGGTCTCCCATGAGGAGGTGATGCGGGAGATCGACGCTCGCATTGAAGCGGCCCGTCGTCGGCAGGAAGAGGGAGACCCCGTTCGTGCCGCTTAGAACGCTCTCGATTGCCAAGTACGAGGCCGCCGACGCAGCGGATTACTACATCGACCGCGACTGGAGGACCGGCCTCGCCTTTCGCGCCGCCTACGACGCGGCGATCGCTCGCATCGCGGCTGATCCCTCGTCGCTACCCTGGCATCACCTGGCCGCCTCGACGGCGACGCGATACCACAGGGTCGGCCGGTTCCCGTATGTCGTGCTGTTCAGCGTCGCCGATCCGGCGGAGACGATCGTGCTCGCCGTGCTGCATACCGCCGCCGGCCCCCGCCGCTTCGCCGCGGCGGAGCGGCGCGCCTGACGCTCACCCCCCGGCCTCCGGGAACCCCGTCGTTTCCGGCCGGCCGGTGATCAGGTTGAAGTTCTGCACCGCCACCCCGGCGGCGCCCTTCACGAGGTTGTCCAGCGCGGCCAGCACGACGACCCGGCCCTTCGCGGTGCGGACCGTCAGGTCGCAGAAGTTCGTGCCGGTCGTCGCCTTCGTGCCCGGCAGGCCGTCCAGCACGCGGACGAACGGGCTGTCTGCGTAGAACGCCCGCATGACGTCCAGCAGGCGTTCCGTGCCGGCGAGGTTCGCCGGGGTGGCGTAGATCGTGGCGAGGATGCCGCGGTCCATCGGGACCAGGTGCGGGGTGAACAGCACGTCCACCGCCGCCCCGGCCACGCCGGCGAGCGCCTGCTCGATCTCCGGCTGATGGCGGTGATCGCCCACGGCGTAGGCGGCGAGGCTTTCGTTCACCTCGGAGAACAGCGTGCCGAGCTTCGGGTTCCGGCCGGCCCCGCTGGCGCCGCTTTTGGCGTCGACGATGATCCCGCTCGGTTCGATCCACCCGCCGGCCAGCAGCGGGGCGAGGGCCAGGATCGAGGCGCTCGTGTAGCACCCGGGGTTCGCCACCAGCGACGCCGCGGGGATCACGTCCCGGAACAGTTCCGGCAGGCCGTACACCGTGTCCGGCAGGCGGGCGGCGTCGGTGTGCTCGAGCTTGTACCACTCGGCGTAGACCGCCGGGTCGTTCAGGCGGTAGTCGGCGGACAGGTCGATCACCTTCGCCCCGGCCGCCAAAAGCTCCGGCACGACGGCCATGCTGGCGCCGTGGGGCGTGCAGAGGAACACGACCTCCGCCCGCTCCGCGAGTTCGGCCGGCGAAAGGTTTTCGCATCGCAGATCGAGCCGACCGCGCAAGGCCGGGTGCACGTCGGCGACATGGGGGGCGTCGTCCCGGCGGGTGGTGAGGGCGACGATCTCCGCCCCCGGGTGCCGAAGCAGGATAGTCAGCAGTTCGCGGGCGGCGTACCCGGTGGCGCCGTGGACGGCGACGGTGGTGCGGTCATTGGACATGTGCGGGAGTGTAACGCGGAGGCTCCGCGGGTCCTCCGCGTGGCGCCGTCGCCATGCCCCGCGGTCGGTTTCGCATCGGCGGGGGAACTGCCATCATCCGGGGCCGATCCGTCGCCTCGCCGATCTTCCCACCCCATGCCCAACGCTAGCTCCTTCGCCGCCGCCGCCCTCAAAGCCGGGGGCGGCATCCTCCGCCTGTCGCCCACTTGGGTGCCGCGCTCCTTCCTGCAACCCGGCCGGCGGCTCAAGCTGCGCCCGCAGGACT
Coding sequences within:
- the argJ gene encoding bifunctional glutamate N-acetyltransferase/amino-acid acetyltransferase ArgJ; amino-acid sequence: MPAESVPLPAGFSAAGLHCGVKSDPAKRDLALFVSDRPATAAGVFTQNVVVGAPVQVSRERVPTDAARAVVINSGCSNVSTGERGLADARAMTAAVAAALACDEEAVTVCSTGVIGQFLNMNAIRSGLPQVVAGLGDAPDDLRAAAEGMRTTDTFPKLSTRTVGPVRVSGAGKGAAMIAPNMATMLAVVLTDAALAPADADRLLRAAVDRSFNRISVDGHQSTSDTVLLLANGAAGPCDEHAFAAALNDVCEELATDIIRDAEGATHFVTVDVTGLPSDEAATTIARSVADSPLVKTAIHGADPNWGRIISAAGYAGVPFDPGRFDLDVNGHAVCRGGVPTDFDEAIVSEAIRSNRDCTLTLNFHDGPGACRFWTCDLTAEYVRLNADYTT
- a CDS encoding type II toxin-antitoxin system RelE/ParE family toxin, whose product is MPLRTLSIAKYEAADAADYYIDRDWRTGLAFRAAYDAAIARIAADPSSLPWHHLAASTATRYHRVGRFPYVVLFSVADPAETIVLAVLHTAAGPRRFAAAERRA
- the argC gene encoding N-acetyl-gamma-glutamyl-phosphate reductase is translated as MSNDRTTVAVHGATGYAARELLTILLRHPGAEIVALTTRRDDAPHVADVHPALRGRLDLRCENLSPAELAERAEVVFLCTPHGASMAVVPELLAAGAKVIDLSADYRLNDPAVYAEWYKLEHTDAARLPDTVYGLPELFRDVIPAASLVANPGCYTSASILALAPLLAGGWIEPSGIIVDAKSGASGAGRNPKLGTLFSEVNESLAAYAVGDHRHQPEIEQALAGVAGAAVDVLFTPHLVPMDRGILATIYATPANLAGTERLLDVMRAFYADSPFVRVLDGLPGTKATTGTNFCDLTVRTAKGRVVVLAALDNLVKGAAGVAVQNFNLITGRPETTGFPEAGG